One part of the Vibrio palustris genome encodes these proteins:
- the carA gene encoding glutamine-hydrolyzing carbamoyl-phosphate synthase small subunit — translation MSKSALLVLEDGTVFHGVSIGADGCSVGEVVFNTSMTGYQEILTDPSYSQQIVTLTYPHIGNTGTNSEDEESSAVHAQGLVIRDLPLLASNFRNQQSLSDYLKERNIVGIADIDTRKLTRILREKGAQNGSIVAGEHIDSDLALEKAKEFPGLKGMDLAKVVSTKEAYEWKQGSWTLEGGLPEEKAASDLPYHVVAYDFGAKRNILRMLVDRGCRLTVVPAQTPAEDVLALNPDGVFLSNGPGDPEPCDYAIKATQTFLDKNIPIFGICLGHQILALASGAKTVKMKFGHHGANHPVKDIDRDVVMITSQNHGFAADETSLPECLRATHKSLFDGSLQGIHRTDKPAFSFQGHPEASPGPHDAAPLFDHFIELIQQHSA, via the coding sequence TTGAGTAAATCAGCACTGTTAGTCCTAGAAGATGGGACGGTGTTCCACGGAGTGTCCATCGGGGCAGATGGTTGTTCTGTTGGTGAAGTTGTTTTTAATACCTCGATGACGGGGTACCAAGAAATCCTCACTGATCCTTCCTATTCACAGCAAATTGTTACCTTAACTTATCCCCACATTGGCAATACCGGAACGAACTCCGAAGATGAAGAATCCTCAGCAGTTCATGCTCAGGGCCTTGTAATCCGCGATCTCCCTCTCCTTGCTTCTAATTTCCGTAATCAACAATCTCTTTCTGATTATCTTAAAGAACGTAATATCGTTGGTATTGCAGACATAGATACGCGTAAATTGACACGTATATTACGAGAGAAAGGAGCTCAAAATGGCAGTATCGTTGCGGGCGAGCATATTGATTCAGATTTAGCATTAGAAAAAGCCAAAGAGTTTCCTGGGCTTAAAGGCATGGATCTCGCAAAGGTCGTAAGCACGAAAGAAGCGTATGAGTGGAAGCAAGGATCTTGGACGTTAGAAGGCGGTTTGCCTGAAGAAAAAGCCGCCAGTGATTTACCTTACCATGTTGTCGCTTATGACTTTGGTGCTAAACGCAATATCCTGCGTATGTTGGTAGACCGTGGCTGCCGTTTAACCGTAGTCCCTGCGCAAACTCCAGCGGAAGACGTCTTAGCGTTAAATCCTGATGGTGTTTTCTTATCAAATGGTCCTGGTGATCCTGAGCCGTGTGATTATGCGATTAAAGCAACACAAACTTTCCTAGATAAAAATATCCCAATTTTTGGTATCTGTTTAGGTCACCAGATCTTAGCGTTAGCGTCGGGCGCGAAAACAGTGAAAATGAAGTTCGGTCACCATGGTGCAAACCACCCAGTGAAAGACATTGATCGTGATGTTGTGATGATTACCTCACAAAACCACGGTTTTGCTGCCGATGAAACCAGTCTACCTGAGTGCTTACGTGCAACGCACAAATCGTTGTTTGATGGGTCTCTACAAGGTATTCATCGCACAGATAAGCCAGCATTTAGTTTTCAAGGACACCCTGAAGCAAGCCCAGGTCCGCATGATGCTGCGCCACTCTTTGACCACTTCATTGAATTGATTCAACAACACAGCGCTTAA